In Drosophila nasuta strain 15112-1781.00 chromosome 2R, ASM2355853v1, whole genome shotgun sequence, a single genomic region encodes these proteins:
- the LOC132785529 gene encoding uncharacterized protein LOC132785529 codes for MQIPTLLSVALLLILINFSQPSQSESFRGEINGDLGFIIDVKNIVSMVRSDIEQLYNGATKSVKLEYRGVSVRDYSKVAQSFKEVCTQIDKIEKNLRISKKSPYNYILYNTDILYYKLRMAKHLISYKFEEFADYANSNLYYNFAYEIGSVTEFVSDNAFYLKLIGAPFAIEDFLSQLQHRYEMPLEKICHSEQSPQQLVYFLYKDYALTELKTYVLAEYSLLIRRIYENENLKMETNMIRDNYNSISEEALETLKTTMEKADRVIWRCDPDKHVHNVTYDEVTRLLQGYVENEVDLSNDESCGETCSDYQNTTTKGCFDQKFCSQQPQCAGRIHDCQFFDSDLSVCQSPTSSNRRYEYIQYGDGQLLGKYDYCEQQPNKVDSWSRWLFWRCSYCFCLCDEPSLKSDRYFNLRETLADVEANMVVTGVRFVKKNRVFHIQIQQGELLPRGAINESTLEWVPVDDYQISDPDVTEGVDYHAMSYENRRINLGNNLGDNIHKHGRGVVVTGVGFHVWRGQLALNVMFSDFDFVEGLVNGYYEDDSPIPVRFTMYTIWNSGLDNSKLNIDNLDLPTRATNSSQPLSKDTQYVEFVNTGLEKDAGQTTIPFIDIQDVVSYPPVPLAGLGIYYKSSPGYGGFIASKIISYNYAVHVRKPTALP; via the coding sequence ATGCAAATTCCGACTTTACTTTCGGTGGCATTGCTGCTGATATTGATAAACTTCAGTCAGCCTAGCCAGTCGGAGTCATTTCGTGGCGAAATAAATGGAGATCTGGGATTTATTATTGATGTCAAAAATATTGTATCGATGGTGCGCTCGGATATCGAACAATTGTATAATGGTGCTACTAAATCTGTTAAATTGGAGTATAGAGGAGTATCAGTACGCGATTATAGTAAAGTGGCACAAAGTTTTAAGGAAGTCTGCACACAAATTGATAAGATTGAAAAGAATTTAAGAATTTCTAAGAAATCGCCATATAATTATATACTCTATAATactgatatattatattataagtTGAGAATGGCGAAACACCTGATTTCCTATAAATTTGAGGAATTTGCGGATTACGCAAACTCTAAcctatattataattttgcttaTGAAATAGGTTCTGTAACAGAATTTGTAAGTGACAATGCATTTTATCTGAAACTTATCGGTGCACCTTTTGCCATCGAGGATTTTCTAAGTCAACTACAACATAGGTATGAGATGCCATTGGAGAAAATTTGTCATAGTGAACAATCTCCCCAACAACTTGTCTACTTCTTATATAAAGATTACGCTCTAACGGAACTGAAGACCTATGTACTGGCAGAGTACTCTCTATTGATTCGTCGGATTTATGAAAACGAGAACttaaaaatggaaacaaaTATGATTCGCGATAACTATAATAGTATTAGTGAAGAGGCCCTCGAAACACTGAAAACTACAATGGAAAAAGCTGATCGTGTTATATGGCGCTGTGATCCCGATAAGCATGTTCATAATGTTACCTACGATGAGGTGACAAGACTTCTTCAGGGATATGTTGAGAACGAAGTGGATTTAAGTAATGATGAGTCCTGCGGTGAAACATGTTCCGATTATCAGAACACAACTACGAAAGGTTGCTTCGATCAAAAGTTTTGTTCTCAGCAGCCACAATGTGCGGGTCGAATACATGACTGTCAGTTTTTCGACTCGGACTTATCTGTATGTCAATCACCAACGAGCAGCAATCGTCGCTATGAGTACATTCAATACGGAGATGGCCAGTTGCTAGGAAAGTATGATTATTGTGAGCAACAGCCCAATAAAGTGGACAGCTGGAGTAGATGGTTATTCTGGCGTTGCAGCTATTGTTTTTGTCTATGCGATGAGCCTAGTTTAAAATCTGATCGCTACTTTAATCTTCGGGAAACATTAGCGGATGTGGAAGCCAACATGGTTGTGACTGGAGTGCGATTTGTGAAGAAGAATCGTGTATTCCATATACAAATACAGCAGGGAGAACTTTTACCCCGAGGTGCCATCAACGAATCAACTTTGGAGTGGGTTCCTGTCGATGATTACCAAATCTCTGATCCGGACGTTACTGAGGGAGTCGACTATCACGCAATGAGCTATGAAAACCGGCGCATAAATCTGGGCAATAATCTGGGTGATAATATACACAAACATGGCAGAGGAGTTGTAGTGACCGGGGTGGGATTCCATGTATGGAGAGGACAACTGGCACTAAATGTAATGTTTAGTGACTTTGATTTTGTGGAAGGCCTAGTAAATGGATATTATGAAGATGACAGTCCAATACCCGTACGGTTCACAATGTATACCATTTGGAATAGTGGTTTGGACAACAGTAAACTGAATATCGATAATCTTGATTTACCAACACGCGCAACAAACAGTTCACAGCCATTATCGAAGGATACACAATATGTAGAATTTGTCAACACTGGATTGGAAAAGGATGCGGGTCAAACAACCATTCCGTTTATCGACATTCAGGATGTGGTGTCATATCCGCCAGTTCCATTGGCTGGCCTTGGCATCTACTATAAAAGTAGTCCAGGATATGGTGGTTTTATCGCTTCCAAAATCATTAGCTATAACTACGCAGTTCACGTTCGGAAGCCTACAGCGCTACCCTAG
- the LOC132786489 gene encoding LOW QUALITY PROTEIN: uncharacterized protein LOC132786489 (The sequence of the model RefSeq protein was modified relative to this genomic sequence to represent the inferred CDS: inserted 2 bases in 1 codon) has protein sequence MQLLQLLLPLLVLVCSPLTIAFEIQDTLNIIHDVEVIARSVRSHIEDLDAKTGDTDINNIQDNHNNVLDHFKAVDNLINQARMNYSHFGTHIVESISDFIVDDVLATIQINEITHAINKISMRYDQIVAYEARKESLEINTLISFAEWAALPSAESVQHSMERLGFTLFGRIQNATDFKPTSRILVNRIMKSYEESSQQRCSTRLSPQQFLYSLYAEIALIELKGYTLMEFSTMILRVSDLGNFINETELFRLNHKKRTEHALNVLRHEMQQADRSFWRCDPKEHVSKVTYDEVTRLLQGYIENEDGLNADRTCKRTCDAYQDTRVSGCISDSFCGSQPQCSGRVHDCRFIDSKMWVCQSPQMSTRRYEYIQYENGQVLGHRKTCGRGTNKVDSWWRWLFWHCSFCFCLCDEQSTKSDRYFNLRETVSDVEANKVVTGVRFVKKNRIFHLQIQQGQLLPRGVINESTVDWKPVEDYYMXNVKQGVDYHAMSYHSRAIDLGDVDNRNDVSFVVTGVQFVLINGKLKLRVVFSKFDFESGKVMGSDWLSIRTISGEKLNLQNLDIPTLSGTSSKVLSNGYQHLKFVNTGLQEDAAQTTIPFIDIQDVVTKHSAPLHGIGIYYKGTPGYGGFIAPKIINYDYSPHIGMPIT, from the exons ATGCAGCTGCTTCAATTGTTACTTCCGTTGCTAGTCTTAGTTTGTAGTCCGCTTACAATCGCTTTTGAAATTCAGGATACTCTGAACATAATACATGACGTTGAAGTCATAGCCAGATCTGTGCGTTCGCATATTGAGGACTTGGACGCGAAAACAGGCGATACAGACATAAACAATATTCAGGACAATCATAACAATGTGCTGGATCACTTCAAAGCTGTGgacaatttaattaatcagGCTCGCATGAATTATTCGCATTTTGGAACGCATATTGTGGAATCTATCAGCGATTTCATTGTCGATGATGTGCTAGCAACCATACAAATCAACGAAATAACTCACGCAATCAATAAGATCTCAATGCGATATGACCAGATCGTAGCTTACGAGGCTCGTAAGGAGAGTCTCGAGATAAACACGCTCATTTCATTCGCTGAATGGGCAGCTCTGCCAAGTGCTGAGTCCGTGCAGCATTCCATGGAGCGCCTGGGCTTCACACTTTTCGGTCGCATTCAAAACGCGACCGATTTTAAACCAACGTCACGCATCTTAGTGAACCGCATAATGAAGAGCTACGAGGAATCATCACAGCAAAGGTGCAGCACACGATTGTCGCCACAGCAATTTCTTTACTCGCTGTACGCGGAGATCGCACTGATCGAACTAAAAGGATACACATTGATGGAGTTCTCTACGATGATTCTAAGAGTTTCGGATCTAGGAAATTTCATTAATGAGACTGAACTTTTCCGTCTCAACCATAAGAAACGCACCGAGCACGCTTTGAATGTACTCAGGCATGAAATGCAACAAGCTGATCGCAGCTTTTGGCGTTGTGATCCCAAAGAGCATGTTTCTAAGGTTACCTACGACGAAGTTACACGCTTGCTGCAGGGCTACATTGAAAACGAAGACGGATTGAATGCCGACAGGACTTGCAAGCGAACCTGTGATGCTTATCAGGACACCAGAGTCTCGGGCTGCATCAGTGATTCGTTTTGTGGCAGCCAACCTCAATGCTCTGGTCGCGTTCACGATTGTCGGTTTATCGATTCCAAAATGTGGGTGTGCCAATCACCTCAGATGAGCACTCGACGCTATGAGTACATTCAATATGAGAATGGACAAGTGCTGGGACATCGTAAGacttgtgggcgtggcaccaATAAGGTCGATAGCTGGTGGCGTTGGCTGTTCTGGCATtgcagcttctgcttctgtttgtGTGACGAGCAGAGTACAAAGTCCGATCGTTACTTTAATCTCCGGGAAACCGTATCGGATGTGGAGGCGAACAAAGTGGTGACTGGAGTGCGATTTGTAAAGAAGAATCGAATATTCCATTTGCAAATACAGCAAGGACAACTCTTGCCGCGAGGTGTAATCAACGAATCAACTGTTGACTGGAAACCAGTCGAAGACTACTACAT GAATGTTAAGCAGGGCGTTGACTATCATGCCATGAGCTACCATAGTCGTGCCATCGATCTCGGTGACGTAGATAATCGCAATGATGTCTCATTTGTGGTAACCGGCGTGCAATTCGTCTTAATCAATGGCAAACTGAAACTTAGAGTAGTGTTCAGTAAATTTGATTTCGAGAGCGGAAAAGTAATGGGCAGCGATTGGCTGTCCATTCGTACAATTAGCGGTGAAAAATTAAATCTTCAGAATCTCGACATACCTACACTGTCAGGTACTAGTTCTAAGGTATTGTCAAATGGTTATcaacatttgaaatttgtcAACACGGGACTGCAAGAAGATGCAGCACAAACGACAATTCCGTTTATTGATATACAGGATGTTGTAACCAAGCATTCGGCACCTTTACACGGCATTGGCATCTACTATAAAGGTACTCCAGGCTATGGAGGATTTATTGCACCCAAAATTATCAATTACGATTATTCACCTCATATTGGAATGCCGATTACTTAA
- the LOC132787693 gene encoding uncharacterized protein LOC132787693: MHISVYFETEEMVEKSENQSLLSFAQQITRESQVIDSYLSESNNRRYEYIQNNDRKRFGGSEECWQEVNRVESWNRWLFWQCSYCFCLCDEPSLKSDRYFNLRETISDVKANKVVTGVRFVKKNRIFHLQIQQGELLPRGAVNKSTVEWKPVDDYKISDSNITEGVDYHEMSYEKRAIDLDEILNTHQRSSVVTGLCFRVLSGRLNLMVMFSYFDFAKGQLLEPEVISTWQTHQAVENRQKLNIDNLDLATRSVWGSQPMSKDNQYLEFVNSGIEADVAQSTIPFIDIQDVVINPAAPLSGIGIYYKSSKNYGGFRITVA; the protein is encoded by the coding sequence ATGCACATTTCTGTGTATTTTGAGACTGAAGAGATGGTGGAAAAATCTGAGAATCAATCACTTCTTTCATTTGCTCAGCAAATAACACGTGAAAGTCAGGTAATAGACTCATATTTATCTGAGAGCAACAATCGCCGCTATgagtatattcaaaataatgatCGAAAGCGGTTTGGAGGTAGTGAGGAATGTTGGCAAGAAGTCAATCGCGTGGAGAGCTGGAATAGGTGGCTTTTCTGGCAGTGCAGCTACTGCTTTTGTCTGTGTGATGAGCCTAGTTTGAAATCTGATCGTTACTTCAATCTACGGGAAACTATATCGGATGTGAAGGCGAACAAGGTGGTGACTGGAGTGCGATTTGTGAAGAAGAATCGTATATTCCATTTGCAGATACAGCAAGGAGAACTTTTGCCTCGAGGAGCTGTCAATAAATCAACTGTGGAATGGAAGCCCGTTGATGATTACAAAATCAGTGATTCGAATATTACCGAGGGAGTCGATTATCATGAAATGAGCTACGAGAAACGTGCCATAGATCTggatgaaatattaaatacacatCAAAGATCATCTGTGGTAACTGGCTTGTGTTTTCGTGTTCTAAGTGGACGACTCAATCTTATGGTGATGTTCagttattttgattttgccAAGGGTCAACTCCTTGAGCCGGAAGTCATCAGCACTTGGCAAACGCATCAAGCCGTCGAAAACAGGCAAAAATTGAATATCGATAATCTGGACCTAGCAACGCGATCAGTGTGGGGCTCACAGCCGATGTCAAAGGATAATCAATATTTAGAGTTCGTCAACTCGGGAATTGAAGCGGATGTAGCACAAAGTACAATTCCTTTTATTGATATACAGGATGTTGTGATCAATCCAGCAGCCCCATTAAGCGGCATTGGCATATACTATAAAAGTAGTAAGAATTACGGCGGCTTTAGAATTACGGTGGCTTAG
- the LOC132785546 gene encoding uncharacterized protein LOC132785546 yields the protein MRFKFLLLFSLLLILIIISQPSQSTSVNKKNDVILAFIYDAEEIASSVRLDIEQLDKDTGEFDNAKIRDNQLKVLEHFKNISTLVHQIEEDHLPKSKVDTLFDFMKSDYLKLFRKLISKFNKMEKWEKTDDKSLISFAEEIQRISVKRPVYEDFYWDLCYTRNSFDSIFTINKTREFIERPLNKVCNTMQSAQQLIYTLYKQVTISELKGYILNEYSLVIRRVSGQGSFSTEANQIRNNYDNITENSYKSLVKALRLATGRVFRCDPKKHKYQVTYDEVTRLIQGYVENERYLNSDGSCSEHCADYQNTTRSGCSEDELCAKQPQCSGRIYNCQFIESDMSVCQSPTTSNRRYDFIKYGDGALGQDRGCWRNIDHVESWRRWLIHTCNYCFCLCDEPGPLSDRYFNLRETLSDVNANKVMTGIRFVKKNRVFHLQIQQGKLLPRGMIDEATLEWVPVDDYNINDPNVVDGLDYHTLTYQNRAVDLDELEKEDDITFVVTGVRFQVLDGHLSLKVRYSKFDFLKGELVDPQVNSIWEWEDGEEERTKLDLSNPDLPTRSTKMPSVTIKKKQYVEFVNTDMYKDAAQATVPFIDIQDIVSDPPLPLIGLGLFHKGEWGYGGFLTTEIININITSYIPVRKIDPK from the coding sequence ATGAGGTTTAAGTTTTTACTTTTGTTCTCATTGCTGTTGATATTAATAATCATCAGTCAGCCTAGTCAGTCAACATCAGTCAACAAGAAAAATGATGTTATccttgcatttatttatgatgcCGAAGAAATAGCCTCGTCGGTTCGCTTGGATATTGAACAATTAGACAAGGATACGGGTGAATTTGATAATGCAAAGATCCGCGATAATCAGCTCAAAGTTCTGGAACATTTTAAGAACATCAGCACTCTCGTTCATCAGATTGAAGAGGACCACTTACCAAAATCTAAAGTAGATACGCTCTTTGATTTCATGAAGTCTGATTATTTGAAACTGTTCAGAAAACTTATTTCtaagtttaataaaatggaaaagtgGGAAAAGACCGATGATAAGTCACTTATTTCTTTTGCTGAAGAAATACAACGGATTAGTGTCAAAAGACCTGTATACGAAGACTTTTATTGGGATCTGTGCTATACTCGGAATAGTTTCGATAGTATTTTCACGATAAACAAAACACGTGAGTTTATTGAGAGGCCTTTAAATAAAGTGTGTAATACTATGCAGTCCGCCCAACAACTTATCTATACATTGTATAAGCAAGTTACTATATCTGAACTAAAGGGATATATATTAAACGAGTACTCACTGGTGATTCGACGCGTTTCTGGCCAAGGCTCCTTTTCTACAGAGGCAAATCAAATTCGCAACAACTATGACAACATTACAGAAAATTCATATAAATCACTCGTTAAAGCTCTGAGACTAGCTACTGGCCGCGTATTTCGTTGTGATcctaaaaaacataaataccAGGTTACCTACGATGAAGTAACACGACTGATTCAAGGATATGTTGAGAACGAACGTTATCTAAATAGTGATGGCTCCTGCAGTGAGCACTGTGCGGATTATCAGAACACAACTAGATCAGGCTGTTCTGAAGATGAACTATGCGCTAAACAACCTCAATGTTCAGGTAGAATCTACAATTGTCAGTTTATCGAATCCGATATGTCAGTATGTCAATCACCTACAACTAGTAACCGTCGCTATGATTTCATTAAATACGGTGACGGAGCATTGGGTCAGGACAGGGGCTGTTGGCGTAACATCGATCATGTGGAGAGCTGGCGTAGATGGCTTATTCACACATGCAACTACTGTTTCTGCTTATGTGATGAACCGGGTCCACTTTCTGATCGTTATTTTAATCTACGGGAAACCTTATCGGATGTGAATGCAAACAAAGTGATGACTGGAATTAGATTTGTGAAGAAGAATCgtgtttttcatttgcaaataCAACAGGGAAAACTTCTGCCACGCGGTATGATCGATGAAGCAACTTTGGAGTGGGTTCCTGTCGATGATTACAATATCAACGATCCCAATGTTGTGGATGGACTCGACTATCACACATTGACCTATCAAAACCGCGCTGTAGATCTAGATGAGTTAGAGAAAGAAGATGACATAACATTTGTGGTAACTGGAGTGCGCTTTCAAGTGCTGGATGGTCATCTAAGTTTAAAAGTGCGTTACAGTAAATTCGATTTTCTAAAGGGCGAATTAGTCGATCCACAAGTCAACAGTATTTGGGAATGGGAAGACGGTGAAGAAGAGAGAACAAAACTAGACCTTAGCAATCCGGACTTACCAACACGATCAACAAAGATGCCAAGCGTAACTATCAAAAAGAAGCAATACGTGGAGTTTGTGAATACAGATATGTACAAGGATGCGGCACAAGCAACAGTTCCGTTTATCGATATACAGGACATCGTATCTGACCCTCCATTGCCCTTAATCGGCCTCGGTCTCTTCCATAAAGGTGAATGGGGATATGGCGGTTTTTTAACTAccgaaatcataaatattaatattacatCGTATATTCCTGTACGAAAGATTGAtcctaaataa